A single region of the Verrucomicrobiota bacterium genome encodes:
- a CDS encoding HU family DNA-binding protein — MANLTKRDIVVKISNETGLVQHQVFEVVQRTLDLITDSLARGEDVELRNFGIFEVRLTKERVGRNPNQPGSSFKIPQRATVKFKAGKIMRQKVSKLSAVLKQAEAGKAASSRYPAPEDGAAPPAVRPRPSTFKTA, encoded by the coding sequence ATGGCCAACCTCACAAAACGGGACATCGTGGTGAAGATCAGCAACGAAACTGGTCTTGTTCAGCACCAGGTTTTCGAAGTCGTCCAACGGACCCTCGACCTGATCACGGATAGCTTGGCACGAGGCGAGGATGTTGAACTGCGCAATTTCGGCATTTTCGAGGTGCGCCTCACCAAGGAACGCGTCGGCCGCAACCCCAACCAACCCGGCAGCAGCTTCAAGATTCCGCAGCGCGCGACCGTGAAATTCAAGGCGGGCAAGATCATGCGCCAAAAGGTTTCAAAACTGTCAGCCGTGTTGAAACAGGCGGAGGCGGGAAAAGCTGCATCCTCCCGTTACCCGGCCCCTGAGGACGGCGCGGCGCCTCCTGCCGTGAGGCCTCGTCCTTCAACTTTTAAAACCGCCTGA